The following are from one region of the Candidatus Polarisedimenticolia bacterium genome:
- a CDS encoding phosphatidylserine decarboxylase, with amino-acid sequence MPLARESFPYLLTGVSVGAAALLFGFPWLGAMALLLSGFIAFFFRDPAREIPGGAGVFVSPGDGKVTEVRSLGLTGGTRVSIFLSLFDVHMNRSPVAGRIDRVRYQEGRFLPANLSRSASENERNEITISSDMGSVRLVQIAGVVARRIVFWKKEGDEVALGERIGLIQFGSRIEVDLPAGVSPEVTVGSRVKGGSSILGVARASAKEQSIAQESGR; translated from the coding sequence ATGCCTTTGGCACGTGAATCCTTTCCTTACCTGCTCACCGGAGTGTCGGTGGGAGCCGCCGCCCTTCTCTTCGGGTTTCCCTGGCTGGGCGCGATGGCCCTGCTCCTCTCCGGCTTCATCGCCTTCTTCTTCCGGGATCCGGCCCGGGAGATTCCCGGAGGCGCAGGCGTCTTCGTGTCCCCGGGGGACGGAAAAGTGACCGAAGTCCGCAGCCTGGGTCTCACCGGGGGAACGCGTGTTTCCATTTTCCTGTCCCTTTTCGACGTTCACATGAACCGCTCCCCGGTCGCGGGACGCATCGATCGGGTGAGATACCAGGAAGGGCGGTTCCTGCCGGCCAACCTGTCGCGCTCGGCGAGCGAAAACGAGCGGAATGAGATTACGATTTCGAGCGACATGGGATCCGTGCGGCTGGTCCAGATCGCCGGAGTGGTGGCGCGGCGAATCGTTTTCTGGAAGAAGGAGGGGGACGAGGTGGCGCTCGGCGAGCGCATCGGCTTGATCCAGTTCGGATCCCGGATCGAGGTGGATCTTCCGGCGGGAGTGAGTCCCGAGGTGACCGTCGGCTCCCGAGTCAAGGGAGGCAG
- a CDS encoding DUF465 domain-containing protein, with amino-acid sequence METDLRELRELLQRENVEFRALMESHASCEVRLQELQGKGFLNESEKLEEVTIKKKKLHLKDKMESILRHYRNDDLATSGPR; translated from the coding sequence ATGGAGACCGATCTCCGGGAGCTCAGGGAGCTCCTGCAGCGAGAGAATGTGGAGTTCCGCGCATTGATGGAATCGCACGCCAGCTGCGAGGTCAGGCTCCAGGAGCTTCAGGGGAAAGGGTTTCTCAACGAATCCGAGAAACTGGAGGAAGTGACGATCAAGAAGAAGAAGCTCCATCTCAAGGACAAGATGGAATCGATTCTGAGGCATTATCGTAATGACGATCTGGCGACGTCCGGTCCGCGGTGA
- the rimI gene encoding ribosomal protein S18-alanine N-acetyltransferase has translation MTGTRIEPMRPGDLAQVVAIEEATFSVPWSPRNFLHEMEENPFACSRVVRGRDGRIEAYACAWMVDAEVRVNNIAVREESRGRGHGEALLRHLMEEGRSQECTRVTLEVRPSNRVALSLYEKLGFRVVARRKGYYSDTHEDALVMRRKLP, from the coding sequence GTGACAGGGACGCGTATCGAGCCGATGCGTCCGGGAGATCTCGCCCAGGTCGTCGCCATCGAGGAGGCCACCTTCTCCGTTCCTTGGAGTCCGCGGAATTTCCTGCATGAAATGGAAGAGAACCCTTTTGCCTGCAGCCGGGTCGTGCGCGGCCGGGACGGTCGCATCGAGGCCTATGCGTGCGCCTGGATGGTGGATGCCGAGGTCCGCGTCAACAACATCGCGGTCCGCGAAGAGTCCCGAGGGCGCGGGCATGGAGAAGCGCTGCTCCGACACCTCATGGAGGAGGGCCGGTCCCAGGAATGCACGCGGGTGACCCTGGAAGTGCGGCCTTCCAACCGGGTGGCCCTCTCCCTTTACGAGAAGCTGGGGTTCCGGGTCGTCGCCCGGAGGAAGGGGTACTATAGTGACACCCATGAGGATGCCCTGGTGATGAGACGGAAGCTTCCGTGA
- the tsaB gene encoding tRNA (adenosine(37)-N6)-threonylcarbamoyltransferase complex dimerization subunit type 1 TsaB, which yields MIALGVDTSTPAGSVALVSAGRILGEINLEAPGHHQERLLRVVDLLLDLSGTRMADVGVLGVGLGPGTFTGLRIGIATVKGLALAGGIPAHGFSTLEAMARTYRDRGLPVAPMIDAGRGEVYAGLFDAAAEAPRSLLKERGGSPREFLEALPEGPVLFCGDGAFRNCDLIAQVRGSADWVEPNPCFLGGTLARWAAERQAGRMPWSLSALQPNYIRPPDAEIRPRR from the coding sequence ATGATCGCCCTGGGCGTCGACACCTCGACCCCCGCCGGCAGCGTCGCGCTCGTGAGCGCCGGCCGGATCCTCGGTGAAATCAACCTGGAAGCTCCGGGCCATCACCAGGAGCGGTTGCTCCGCGTCGTGGATCTCCTCCTGGATCTGTCCGGCACCCGGATGGCCGACGTGGGAGTGCTCGGGGTGGGGCTGGGCCCTGGGACGTTCACGGGACTGCGCATCGGCATCGCCACGGTCAAGGGCCTGGCGCTGGCCGGCGGGATCCCCGCCCACGGGTTTTCGACCCTCGAGGCCATGGCCCGGACATACCGGGATCGCGGACTCCCGGTGGCGCCGATGATCGACGCCGGACGCGGCGAGGTCTATGCTGGGTTGTTCGATGCGGCCGCCGAGGCGCCACGATCGCTGCTCAAGGAGCGGGGAGGATCGCCGCGGGAGTTCCTGGAAGCGCTTCCGGAAGGCCCCGTTCTCTTCTGCGGAGACGGAGCCTTTAGGAACTGCGATCTGATCGCTCAAGTTCGCGGCTCGGCCGATTGGGTCGAGCCTAATCCCTGCTTTCTGGGCGGCACCCTGGCTCGCTGGGCCGCCGAGCGGCAGGCCGGGAGGATGCCCTGGTCCTTAAGCGCCCTCCAGCCCAATTACATCCGCCCGCCGGACGCCGAAATCCGCCCCCGGAGGTGA
- a CDS encoding diguanylate cyclase codes for MITVDEVERVKGELLALLDEDTHNEERILNRLSQIRAETGIQVHAALLLILTRLLMEEEEARALWNAILQHRINLITRVGREIGLRVATFDYLLNVNRKLTRPRIIELEVLEEAERSSALDPLTGLYNQRYFRSALQKELRRSRRYELDLALLYMDLDSFREINERHGDLVGDILLKEVAILIKNKIRDIDVAARYSGEEFVLLLPETERMGAYLVAERIRREIERHFVRRDVDGKPIQMTLSVGLAQYPEDATVGDRLVTKAEEALYQSKARGPNGVSVFYRERRDFIRFDAGCRGLKIELRPANGASAGSPSAARNISRSGLLIETGKPYSIGEEVAVRCHDPAGAETITLRGRVVRVEDLEGIGKAERFDVGIAFVLDWEHQEAEIREFLERENVGAGA; via the coding sequence GTGATCACGGTCGACGAGGTGGAGCGCGTCAAGGGGGAGCTGCTGGCGCTCCTGGACGAGGACACGCACAACGAGGAGCGGATTTTGAATCGCCTGTCGCAAATCCGCGCCGAAACGGGAATCCAGGTCCACGCCGCGCTCCTGCTGATTTTGACCCGGCTTCTCATGGAGGAGGAAGAAGCCCGGGCTCTCTGGAACGCGATTCTCCAGCACCGTATCAACCTGATCACGCGCGTCGGGAGGGAGATTGGCCTGAGAGTGGCCACTTTCGACTACCTCCTGAACGTCAACCGCAAGCTGACCCGGCCGCGGATCATCGAGCTGGAGGTGCTCGAGGAGGCGGAGAGATCCAGCGCCCTCGATCCTCTCACCGGGCTGTACAACCAGCGCTATTTTCGCTCCGCCCTCCAGAAAGAGCTGCGCCGATCGCGTCGTTACGAGCTCGATCTGGCGCTGCTCTACATGGATCTGGACAGTTTTCGCGAGATCAACGAGCGGCACGGGGATCTGGTGGGGGACATCCTTCTCAAGGAAGTCGCGATCCTCATCAAGAACAAGATCCGGGACATCGACGTGGCGGCCCGCTACAGCGGCGAGGAATTCGTCCTGCTTCTTCCCGAGACCGAACGCATGGGCGCCTACCTCGTGGCGGAGCGGATCCGGCGGGAGATCGAGAGGCATTTCGTGCGCCGGGACGTCGACGGCAAGCCGATTCAGATGACCCTCAGCGTCGGCCTGGCCCAGTATCCCGAAGATGCCACCGTCGGCGATCGGCTCGTCACGAAAGCCGAGGAGGCCCTCTACCAATCCAAGGCCCGGGGCCCCAACGGGGTCTCCGTCTTCTACCGGGAGCGGCGAGATTTCATCCGATTCGATGCGGGATGCCGCGGATTGAAGATCGAGTTGCGGCCCGCCAACGGCGCTAGCGCCGGTTCGCCCTCCGCGGCGCGGAACATCAGCCGCAGCGGGCTGCTGATCGAGACCGGCAAGCCCTATTCCATTGGCGAGGAAGTCGCCGTCCGCTGTCACGACCCGGCCGGCGCCGAGACCATCACGCTGCGTGGGAGAGTCGTGCGGGTGGAGGATCTGGAGGGGATCGGAAAAGCCGAACGCTTCGACGTCGGGATCGCCTTCGTCCTGGACTGGGAGCACCAGGAGGCCGAAATCAGGGAGTTCCTCGAGCGCGAGAACGTCGGGGCCGGCGCCTGA
- a CDS encoding GGDEF domain-containing protein has product MHAWMFPPSLDATTREELLLILDGSPPGDPGEARARLQEVCRRKGLPTCSTLMRLVIQAELSEEEASGLWDSLGAHREALASHLGRDPGWRVAAMDYLQQEKAFFAAPALVEDALLENVFRAARPNAATRLASSRWFLDLMKREIRRARRASRGFCLILAELDGLGRVNAAYGRTVGDAALKEVFRTLGARLRDTDVVARAGGTRLALLLPEARRLGARAAAERARAAVEERTRQPGRAGERLLLTMSAGVAAYPDDGETAERLLQCASLALEQARAGGGNSTVLHFQEKRRGIRFRVAGKPLECGVLGPEAAEPMRLKVCELGTTGALLESPGPFRVGDELEIRLPEGPPRPDLRLRARVERLIPPSPRSPAEGFRVAVGFLSGDAGALDNFLEGLEGRGIQRGDS; this is encoded by the coding sequence GTGCACGCCTGGATGTTCCCGCCGAGCCTGGATGCCACGACCCGCGAGGAGCTTCTCTTGATCCTCGACGGGTCCCCCCCGGGGGATCCGGGGGAGGCCCGGGCCCGCCTGCAGGAAGTCTGCCGCCGGAAGGGATTGCCGACTTGCTCGACGTTGATGAGGCTGGTGATCCAGGCGGAGCTCTCCGAGGAGGAGGCCTCCGGCCTCTGGGACTCCCTCGGCGCCCACCGCGAAGCGCTGGCCTCGCATCTTGGAAGAGATCCTGGGTGGCGCGTGGCGGCCATGGACTACCTCCAGCAGGAAAAGGCGTTCTTTGCGGCTCCGGCCCTCGTCGAAGATGCGCTTCTCGAGAACGTCTTCCGTGCCGCGCGGCCAAACGCCGCGACGCGCCTCGCTTCCTCCCGCTGGTTCCTCGATCTGATGAAGCGTGAAATCCGGCGCGCGCGCCGGGCCTCGCGCGGCTTCTGCCTGATCCTCGCCGAGCTGGACGGCCTCGGTCGCGTGAATGCCGCCTACGGGCGCACCGTGGGAGATGCGGCGCTGAAAGAGGTCTTCCGCACGCTCGGCGCCCGTCTTCGGGACACCGACGTCGTGGCGCGGGCCGGCGGGACGCGTCTCGCGCTGCTGCTTCCCGAGGCGCGGCGGCTCGGGGCCCGTGCGGCCGCGGAGCGCGCTCGCGCGGCCGTGGAAGAGCGCACCCGGCAGCCCGGTCGCGCGGGGGAGAGGCTCCTGCTCACGATGTCGGCGGGAGTAGCCGCCTACCCCGACGACGGAGAGACGGCGGAGCGGCTTCTCCAGTGCGCCTCGTTGGCGCTCGAACAGGCCCGCGCGGGCGGCGGAAACTCCACCGTCCTCCATTTCCAGGAAAAGCGCCGCGGCATCCGTTTTCGAGTCGCGGGCAAGCCCCTTGAATGCGGGGTTCTCGGGCCGGAGGCGGCGGAGCCGATGCGTTTGAAGGTCTGCGAGCTGGGCACGACGGGAGCGCTTCTCGAGTCGCCGGGACCGTTCCGCGTCGGAGACGAGCTCGAGATCCGGCTTCCGGAGGGGCCTCCCCGACCCGATCTGCGGCTCCGCGCCCGGGTCGAGCGGCTCATTCCGCCGAGCCCCCGGTCGCCGGCCGAAGGCTTCCGGGTGGCGGTGGGATTCCTTTCCGGGGATGCCGGAGCGCTGGACAATTTCCTCGAAGGCCTCGAGGGACGCGGCATCCAGCGGGGCGATTCGTGA
- a CDS encoding sigma-70 family RNA polymerase sigma factor, with the protein MNLVEKRFPRREAGAASSAAREASAPALSDEILVARVRAGEVHHYEEVIRRYERPIVNFIYRMIGDYEQSLDLAQEVFFKAYRSLDRFDPTYRFSTWIYRIASNRSIDHLRKQSPALLSLDDTGDPDRGDGVVQLKSPSRGPEDLLASRELGDRIGEAIEALPAAYRELILLRHLQGMAYENIARVKSLPLGTVKNRLFRAREILRRKLES; encoded by the coding sequence ATGAACCTGGTTGAGAAAAGATTCCCCCGCCGGGAAGCCGGGGCGGCCTCCTCCGCGGCTCGAGAGGCGTCCGCGCCGGCGCTGTCCGACGAGATTCTGGTGGCTCGGGTGAGGGCGGGCGAAGTTCACCACTACGAAGAAGTGATCCGACGCTACGAGCGGCCCATCGTCAACTTCATCTATCGGATGATCGGCGACTACGAACAGTCCCTGGATCTGGCGCAGGAAGTCTTCTTCAAGGCTTACCGTTCGCTGGATCGCTTCGACCCGACCTACCGTTTCTCCACCTGGATATACCGGATTGCCTCGAATCGCAGCATCGATCACCTGCGCAAGCAATCCCCCGCCCTTCTGTCGCTGGACGACACGGGGGATCCGGACAGGGGAGACGGGGTCGTCCAGCTGAAGAGCCCCTCGCGCGGTCCGGAGGATCTTCTCGCCAGCCGGGAGCTCGGCGATCGGATTGGCGAGGCGATCGAGGCCCTCCCCGCCGCTTATCGGGAGCTGATCCTGCTGCGCCATCTGCAGGGAATGGCCTACGAGAACATCGCGCGCGTCAAGAGCCTGCCGCTGGGAACGGTGAAGAACCGGCTGTTCCGCGCCCGCGAGATCCTCCGAAGAAAGCTGGAGAGCTGA
- a CDS encoding zf-HC2 domain-containing protein has protein sequence MESCARVMPLVPQYAEGELSTPEASRVASHLECCGSCMVRVRRHRELLSALDRLPQVIPPSSFRASVMSRVMAASPPARADRPRHLRLVKALFWTALAGAGGSTAGTAVLLWGRDVAGRTALFDPNFFVEWIASFSRFALSLLLEIATRSEVPGPLLPFHTALISGGFLTALLLAALAAGALGVGFLATVRALMGKSRS, from the coding sequence ATGGAATCCTGCGCCCGCGTCATGCCCCTGGTTCCGCAGTATGCGGAGGGAGAGCTCTCCACCCCCGAGGCTTCGCGGGTGGCCTCGCACCTGGAGTGCTGCGGCTCCTGCATGGTCCGGGTGCGCCGCCATCGCGAGCTCTTGTCGGCGCTGGACCGGCTTCCCCAGGTGATCCCTCCTTCCAGCTTCCGCGCGTCGGTGATGAGCCGGGTGATGGCCGCCTCGCCGCCCGCCCGGGCCGATCGCCCCCGCCATCTCCGGCTGGTCAAGGCGCTGTTCTGGACGGCGCTCGCGGGCGCGGGCGGGTCCACCGCCGGCACGGCGGTCTTGTTGTGGGGACGGGACGTCGCAGGAAGAACGGCGCTCTTCGATCCGAATTTCTTCGTGGAGTGGATCGCCAGCTTCAGTCGATTCGCTTTGTCCCTCCTCCTGGAAATCGCTACGCGCTCCGAAGTTCCCGGACCGTTGCTTCCTTTCCACACCGCGCTCATCTCGGGGGGCTTCCTGACGGCGCTGTTGCTGGCCGCGCTCGCCGCCGGGGCGCTGGGGGTCGGATTCCTCGCGACGGTCCGAGCCCTGATGGGAAAATCGCGCTCCTGA
- a CDS encoding serine protein kinase translates to MSSGAEVIQMIGRLQDLKGFRDRHWEGTFEDYLQIVRQTPRATRSAFQRIYDMILAQGTREYYEYKKKIIHYNFFDDKDCAGVDAVYGLDIPLMKMVNVFKSAAKRYGTEKRVLLLHGPVGSSKSTIVRRLKKGLEEYSRTADGALYSFSWVVEDENTRKKQDHATLELACPMHEEPLHLIPLELRQEVFARLNEGKPEAERLSVEGELCPACRQQFQELTLRYGGDWTRIISHVKVRRLILSEKDRVGIGTFQPKDEKNQDSTELTGDINYRKIAEYGSDSDPRAFNFDGEFNIANRGIIEFVEVLKLDVAFLYDLLGASQEHKIKPKKFAQCDIDEVIIGHTNEPEYRKLQHNEFMEALRDRTVKIDIPYITKLTEEIRIYEKDYNPSRIRGKHIAPHTIEMAAMWAILTRLEEPKKADLTLLQKLKLYNGKTLPGFTEDNVKELRKEAVREGMDGISPRYIQDKISNALVSDKGEGCINPFMVLNELESGLKHHSLITNEDLRKRYRDLLSVVKQEYEDIAKNEVQRAISADEEAISRLCANYIDNIKAYTQKERVRNKYTGQDEEPDERLMRSIEEKIDIPENRKDDFRREIMNYIGALAVERKTFNYRTNERLHKALELKLFEDQKDSIKLTSLVSSVVDKETQEKIDVVKSRLIKDYGYCDVCATDVLNYIASIFARGDARD, encoded by the coding sequence ATGTCATCGGGCGCCGAAGTCATCCAGATGATCGGCAGGCTGCAGGACCTCAAGGGATTCCGGGATCGGCATTGGGAAGGGACCTTCGAGGACTACCTTCAGATCGTCCGGCAGACTCCCCGCGCGACGCGCAGCGCCTTTCAGAGAATCTACGACATGATTCTCGCGCAAGGGACCCGCGAATACTACGAGTACAAGAAGAAAATCATCCACTACAACTTCTTCGACGACAAGGACTGCGCGGGCGTGGATGCGGTGTACGGCCTCGACATCCCTCTGATGAAGATGGTGAACGTCTTCAAGTCGGCGGCGAAGCGCTACGGAACGGAGAAGAGGGTCCTCCTGCTCCACGGTCCGGTGGGGAGCTCCAAGAGCACCATCGTCCGGAGGCTCAAGAAAGGCCTGGAGGAGTACTCGCGGACCGCGGACGGCGCCCTGTACAGCTTCTCCTGGGTGGTGGAGGACGAGAACACGCGCAAGAAGCAGGACCACGCGACGCTGGAGCTCGCCTGTCCCATGCACGAGGAGCCGCTGCACTTGATTCCGCTGGAGCTGCGCCAGGAAGTGTTCGCCCGGCTGAATGAGGGAAAGCCGGAAGCGGAGCGTCTGTCCGTGGAAGGCGAGCTCTGTCCCGCCTGCCGCCAGCAGTTCCAGGAGCTGACCCTGCGCTATGGCGGCGACTGGACCCGCATCATCTCCCATGTGAAGGTCCGGCGGCTCATCCTCTCCGAGAAGGATCGCGTCGGCATCGGCACGTTCCAGCCCAAGGACGAGAAGAACCAGGACTCCACGGAGCTGACCGGGGACATCAACTACCGGAAGATCGCCGAATACGGCTCCGATTCGGATCCGCGCGCCTTCAACTTCGACGGCGAGTTCAACATCGCCAACCGGGGCATCATCGAGTTCGTCGAGGTGCTGAAGCTGGACGTGGCGTTCCTCTACGATCTTCTCGGAGCTTCCCAGGAGCACAAGATCAAGCCGAAGAAGTTCGCCCAGTGCGACATCGACGAAGTCATCATCGGCCACACCAACGAGCCCGAGTATCGGAAGCTCCAGCACAACGAGTTCATGGAGGCGCTGCGGGATCGCACGGTGAAGATCGACATCCCTTACATCACCAAGCTCACCGAGGAGATTCGGATCTACGAGAAGGACTACAACCCCTCACGGATCCGCGGCAAGCACATCGCCCCCCACACCATCGAGATGGCGGCCATGTGGGCGATTCTGACCCGTCTCGAGGAGCCCAAGAAAGCCGATCTGACGCTGCTGCAGAAGCTGAAGCTCTACAACGGCAAGACCCTCCCCGGTTTCACCGAGGACAACGTCAAGGAGCTCCGCAAGGAGGCGGTCCGCGAGGGGATGGACGGCATCTCGCCCCGCTACATCCAGGACAAGATCAGCAATGCGCTCGTCTCCGACAAGGGAGAGGGGTGCATCAATCCTTTCATGGTGCTCAACGAGCTGGAGAGCGGGCTGAAGCATCATTCCCTGATCACGAACGAGGACCTGCGCAAGCGTTACCGGGACCTGCTTTCGGTCGTGAAGCAGGAGTACGAGGACATCGCCAAGAACGAGGTCCAGCGGGCCATCTCGGCGGACGAAGAAGCGATCAGTCGGCTCTGCGCGAACTACATCGACAACATCAAGGCCTATACGCAGAAGGAAAGGGTCCGCAACAAGTACACGGGCCAGGACGAAGAGCCCGACGAGCGGCTGATGCGATCGATCGAGGAGAAGATCGACATCCCCGAGAACCGGAAGGACGATTTCCGCCGGGAGATCATGAACTACATCGGCGCGCTGGCCGTGGAGCGCAAAACGTTCAACTACCGCACCAACGAGCGCCTCCACAAGGCCCTCGAGTTGAAGCTCTTCGAGGACCAGAAGGACTCCATCAAGCTGACGAGCCTGGTGAGCAGCGTCGTGGACAAGGAGACCCAGGAAAAGATCGATGTGGTGAAGAGCCGGCTCATCAAGGACTACGGCTACTGCGACGTCTGCGCGACGGATGTCCTGAACTACATCGCCAGCATCTTCGCCCGGGGAGATGCCCGGGATTAG
- a CDS encoding DUF444 family protein, with the protein MILRIEQDHHRFKQIIRGKIKQDLRKYISRGELIGRRGKDLISIPLPQIAIPHFVHGSRQAGGVGQGDGDVGTVLGAAEPEDGSGQAGDSPGQHILEVDISLEELAEMLGEELELPRIEPRGKKNIVAEKARYHGITQTGPEGLRHFRRTYKEMLKRSLATGTYHRSASVPFIIRADKRYRTWRTTVLPETTAAVVYMMDVSGSMGEEQKEIVRIESFWIDTWLRHHYKGLEIRYLIHDAEAREVDQETFYHTRESGGTVISSAYRLALDIIRSDYPAQEWNVYCFHFSDGDNWSQGDTQECVRLLREDLLPGVNLFCYGQVESPYGTGQFLVDLKEAFGSEEAVALSKIENKDAIHQSIKEFLGRGR; encoded by the coding sequence ATGATTCTCCGCATCGAACAGGACCATCACCGCTTCAAGCAGATCATCCGCGGGAAGATCAAGCAGGACCTCCGAAAATACATCTCCCGGGGCGAGCTCATCGGCCGGCGCGGCAAGGATCTGATCAGCATTCCTCTCCCGCAGATCGCCATCCCCCACTTCGTGCACGGCAGCCGCCAGGCCGGCGGTGTCGGCCAGGGCGACGGCGACGTCGGCACCGTCCTCGGGGCGGCCGAGCCCGAAGACGGGTCCGGCCAGGCCGGGGACTCCCCCGGCCAGCACATCCTGGAAGTCGACATCTCGCTCGAGGAGCTGGCGGAGATGCTGGGGGAGGAGTTGGAGCTTCCGCGGATTGAGCCCCGGGGCAAGAAGAACATCGTCGCCGAGAAGGCGCGCTATCACGGCATCACGCAGACCGGGCCGGAAGGGCTCCGGCATTTCCGCCGGACCTATAAGGAGATGCTGAAACGCTCCCTCGCAACGGGCACCTACCACCGCTCCGCCTCCGTGCCGTTCATCATCCGCGCCGACAAGCGCTACCGGACCTGGCGGACGACCGTCCTGCCGGAAACCACCGCCGCCGTCGTCTACATGATGGACGTCTCCGGCTCGATGGGTGAAGAGCAGAAGGAAATCGTGCGCATCGAGTCGTTCTGGATCGACACTTGGCTCCGGCACCATTACAAAGGGCTGGAGATCCGCTACCTGATCCACGACGCCGAGGCGAGAGAGGTGGATCAGGAGACCTTCTACCACACGCGGGAGAGCGGCGGGACGGTGATCTCGAGCGCCTACCGGCTGGCGCTGGACATCATCCGGAGCGATTATCCCGCCCAGGAGTGGAACGTCTACTGCTTCCATTTTTCCGACGGCGACAACTGGTCCCAAGGCGACACGCAGGAGTGCGTCCGTCTGCTGCGCGAGGATCTCCTCCCCGGCGTGAATCTGTTCTGCTACGGACAGGTCGAGAGCCCCTACGGAACGGGCCAGTTCCTCGTGGATCTCAAGGAGGCCTTCGGAAGCGAGGAGGCCGTCGCCCTTTCCAAGATCGAGAACAAGGACGCCATCCACCAGTCGATCAAGGAATTCCTGGGGAGAGGCCGATGA
- a CDS encoding SpoVR family protein has translation MSLPPLLAALQKEIEGHAKSYGLDFFPVLFEVLDYRKLNQVAAYGGFPTRYPHWRWGMDYEQLQKGYTFGLQRIYEMVINNDPCYAYLLECNADVDQKIVMAHVYAHCDFFKNNVWFSRTNRKMMDEMANHATRIRRYMDRHGVEKTEAFIDTCLSIENLIDPHSLFIVRERPARPQQEEPRPAIRRLKSKEYMHDYINPPAYIAREEKRLQDQAERKKSFPEEPARDVLKFLIEYSPLDNWQRDILSIVREEAYYFAPQGQTKIMNEGWATYWHSKIMTERCLTDAEVIDYADHHSGTVAAHPGRLNPYKLGVELFRDIEDRWNRGRFGKEYEECETLTERLAWDRKLGLGRGKIFEVRRFGNDVTFIDNYLTEEFCRRHKMFVYDFNPKTGLYQISSRSFREIKQKLLFQLTNRGLPFVEVADGNHRNKGELLLRHRYEGVPLRSDYARDTLRNVQKIWQRPVNLATVVDDKPRIITFTGESFEETEVGDQVA, from the coding sequence ATGAGCCTGCCCCCGCTGCTCGCCGCCTTGCAGAAGGAGATCGAGGGCCACGCGAAGAGCTACGGTCTCGACTTCTTCCCCGTCCTCTTCGAAGTGCTGGACTACCGCAAGCTGAATCAAGTCGCGGCGTACGGCGGGTTTCCCACGCGCTACCCTCATTGGCGATGGGGCATGGACTACGAGCAGCTCCAGAAGGGCTACACGTTCGGCCTGCAGCGCATCTACGAGATGGTGATCAACAACGATCCGTGCTACGCCTACCTCCTCGAGTGCAACGCCGACGTCGATCAGAAAATCGTCATGGCGCACGTCTACGCGCATTGCGATTTCTTCAAGAACAACGTCTGGTTCTCGCGCACCAATCGCAAGATGATGGACGAGATGGCCAATCACGCCACCCGGATCCGGCGTTACATGGACCGCCACGGCGTCGAGAAGACCGAGGCGTTCATCGACACCTGTCTTTCGATCGAGAACCTCATCGATCCCCACTCCCTGTTCATCGTCCGGGAGCGGCCGGCCCGCCCGCAACAGGAGGAGCCGCGCCCCGCGATCCGCCGGCTCAAGAGCAAGGAGTACATGCACGATTACATCAATCCCCCCGCCTACATCGCGCGGGAAGAGAAGCGCCTCCAGGATCAGGCCGAGAGGAAGAAGAGCTTTCCGGAGGAGCCGGCCCGGGACGTGCTGAAGTTCCTCATCGAGTACTCTCCCCTCGACAACTGGCAGCGCGACATCCTGAGCATCGTCCGCGAGGAAGCCTACTACTTCGCGCCCCAGGGACAGACCAAGATCATGAACGAGGGATGGGCCACCTACTGGCATTCCAAGATCATGACCGAGCGCTGCCTCACCGACGCCGAGGTGATCGACTACGCCGATCACCATTCGGGGACTGTCGCGGCGCACCCGGGGCGCCTGAACCCGTACAAGCTCGGGGTCGAGCTGTTCCGGGACATCGAGGACCGCTGGAACCGCGGACGATTCGGCAAGGAATACGAGGAATGCGAGACCCTGACGGAGCGGCTGGCCTGGGATCGCAAGCTGGGGCTCGGCCGGGGAAAGATCTTCGAGGTCCGGCGATTCGGCAACGACGTCACCTTCATCGACAACTACCTCACCGAGGAATTCTGCCGCCGTCATAAGATGTTCGTCTACGATTTCAACCCGAAGACCGGCCTCTACCAGATCAGCAGCCGCAGCTTCCGGGAAATCAAGCAGAAGCTGCTCTTCCAGCTCACCAATCGAGGACTGCCCTTCGTGGAGGTGGCTGACGGCAACCATCGGAACAAGGGAGAGCTCCTCCTCCGGCACCGGTACGAAGGAGTCCCGCTGCGGTCCGACTATGCGCGCGACACGTTGCGGAACGTCCAGAAGATTTGGCAGCGTCCGGTGAATCTGGCGACCGTCGTGGACGACAAACCCCGTATCATCACCTTCACCGGAGAGTCCTTCGAGGAGACGGAGGTCGGCGACCAGGTCGCCTGA